The Triticum aestivum cultivar Chinese Spring chromosome 3A, IWGSC CS RefSeq v2.1, whole genome shotgun sequence genome includes a region encoding these proteins:
- the LOC123059657 gene encoding putative F-box protein At1g47790: protein MEDETAAPAAKIRIKTNPYIPHEVVTEILLRLPVTSLLRFRCVSKAWHTTISNDPSFQCTHLRRHRTDDPCLLIAPRIHAIGKNFNGSLTGLYQWEEDHAYGTATALLYPMPVPPFPEFLEAHDLVHCDGLVLVGTRSAAWVLNPVMRRVVELPWGRLGGSTSFSYLEAFGLGRDPRSDAYKVVRFFMPPRVEVLTIGSSERCWHETVSQPPWFHVKRRPAAICFKGSLIWTVDQKNRNGQLGFLRFRLDEETFSLILPPPCWSWDDHEASTLSELREVLCLTTSVGLMNRSLDMWICTDLDLPQWEKCYNILSDWTQPLHPVAMLGNGVLVCRSSGNYLHRCTFQPGKGVTVNHTICMNDLRYDNLDEDTLVEYPSRTATYFDAIPYVPSFVLI from the coding sequence ATGGAGGATGAGACGGCGGCACCAGCGGCCAAGATCCGGATCAAGACGAACCCGTACATCCCCCATGAGGTCGTCACCGAGATCCTCCTCCGGCTGCCCGTCACATCACTTCTCCGGTTCAGGTGTGTCTCCAAGGCATGGCACACCACCATCTCCAACGATCCATCCTTCCAGTGCACGCACCTTCGCCGGCACAGGACCGACGACCCGTGCCTGCTCATCGCCCCGCGGATCCATGCGATCGGCAAAAATTTCAACGGTAGCCTCACCGGCCTCTACCAGTGGGAGGAGGACCATGCCTACGGCACCGCGACGGCCCTCCTGTACCCAATGCCGGTACCTCCGTTTCCCGAATTTCTCGAGGCGCACGACCTTGTCCATTGCGACGGGCTGGTGCTCGTGGGAACCCGGTCCGCAGCGTGGGTGCTCAACCCAGTGATGCGCCGCGTCGTGGAATTACCCTGGGGGCGCCTTGGCGGTTCAACGTCCTTCAGCTACCTCGAGGCGTTCGGTCTCGGGCGCGACCCTCGCTCCGACGCCTACAAGGTCGTTCGTTTCTTCATGCCTCCGCGTGTAGAGGTGTTGACGATTGGAAGCTCAGAACGGTGCTGGCACGAGACGGTGTCACAACCCCCGTGGTTTCACGTCAAGAGGCGGCCGGCGGCGATCTGCTTCAAGGGGTCCTTGATCTGGACAGTTGATCAAAAGAATCGTAATGGTCAATTGGGTTTTCTGCGGTTTAGGTTGGATGAAGAAACATTCAGCCTCATTCTACCACCTCCTTGCTGGTCATGGGACGACCACGAGGCATCCACTTTATCTGAGTTGAGGGAAGTGCTGTGCTTGACCACAAGTGTAGGGTTAATGAATCGATCCCTTGACATGTGGATATGCACCGACTTGGACCTTccacaatgggagaagtgctacaACATCCTCTCTGACTGGACCCAACCTCTTCATCCGGTGGCTATGTTGGGTAATGGAGTACTCGTGTGCCGATCCTCTGGTAATTATCTGCACCGCTGCACTTTTCAACCTGGAAAAGGTGTCACGGTCAACCATACAATTTGTATGAATGACCTAAGATATGACAACCTCGACGAGGACACACTTGTTGAATATCCAAGCCGAACTGCCACATACTTTGATGCAATCCCCTACGTCCCAAGCTTCGTCTTAATCTAG